In a genomic window of Streptomyces koelreuteriae:
- a CDS encoding UDP-N-acetylmuramoyl-tripeptide--D-alanyl-D-alanine ligase: MIALSLAEIAEVVGGQTHDIPDPSVQVTGPVVRDSREAVPGSLFAAFAGERVDGHDYAAAVVEAGAVAVLGTRPVGVPAIVVDDVQSALGALARHVVRRLGATLVALTGSAGKTSTKDLIAQVLQRKAPTVFTPGSLNNEIGLPLTALSATEETRFLVLEMGARGIGHISYLAGLTPPKVGLVLNVGSAHIGEFGGREQIAQAKGELVEALPSEAEGGTAILNADDPYVRAMAARTKAKVIFFGESGEADVSAENVRLTDSGQPSFRLHTPSGASDVTMRLYGEHHVSNALAAAAVAHELGMSADEIAVALSEAGSLSRWRMEVTERPDGVTIVNDAYNANPESMRAALRALAAMGKGRRTWAVLGKMAELGDEALAEHDAVGRLAVRLNVSKLVAVGGREAAWLQLGAYNEGSWGEESVHVSDAQAAVDLLRSELRPGDVVLVKASRSVGLESVAQALLESGAEGEVSAR, from the coding sequence GTGATCGCCCTCTCCCTCGCCGAGATCGCAGAAGTCGTCGGCGGGCAGACACACGACATACCGGATCCGTCCGTCCAGGTCACCGGACCGGTCGTCCGTGACTCTCGCGAGGCGGTGCCGGGCAGCCTGTTCGCCGCCTTCGCCGGCGAGCGCGTGGACGGACACGACTACGCGGCGGCGGTCGTCGAGGCGGGAGCGGTGGCCGTGCTCGGCACCCGGCCCGTCGGCGTGCCCGCGATCGTCGTGGACGACGTCCAGAGCGCCCTCGGCGCCCTCGCCCGGCACGTCGTACGCCGTCTCGGTGCCACCCTCGTCGCCCTCACCGGCTCGGCGGGCAAGACCAGCACCAAGGACCTCATCGCGCAGGTGCTCCAGCGCAAGGCGCCGACGGTGTTCACGCCCGGCTCCCTCAACAACGAGATCGGACTGCCGCTGACCGCGCTCAGCGCCACCGAGGAGACCAGGTTCCTCGTCCTGGAGATGGGCGCCCGGGGTATCGGGCACATCAGCTACCTCGCCGGTCTGACGCCCCCGAAGGTCGGCCTCGTCCTCAACGTCGGCAGCGCCCACATCGGCGAGTTCGGCGGCCGTGAGCAGATCGCCCAGGCGAAGGGCGAACTCGTCGAGGCGCTCCCGTCCGAGGCCGAGGGCGGAACCGCCATCCTGAACGCGGACGACCCCTACGTGCGGGCCATGGCCGCCCGTACGAAGGCGAAGGTGATCTTTTTCGGAGAGTCCGGCGAAGCGGACGTCTCCGCCGAGAACGTGCGACTCACGGACAGCGGACAGCCCTCGTTCAGGCTTCACACACCCTCCGGTGCAAGTGACGTGACCATGCGCCTGTACGGTGAGCACCACGTGTCGAACGCGCTCGCCGCGGCCGCCGTCGCCCACGAACTGGGCATGTCCGCAGACGAGATCGCCGTGGCGCTCTCCGAGGCGGGCTCCCTCTCCCGCTGGCGGATGGAGGTCACCGAGCGCCCGGACGGCGTGACGATCGTCAACGACGCCTACAACGCGAACCCCGAGTCCATGCGAGCCGCTCTGCGCGCGCTCGCGGCGATGGGCAAGGGGCGGCGGACCTGGGCGGTGCTCGGCAAGATGGCCGAGCTCGGGGACGAGGCTCTCGCCGAGCACGACGCGGTCGGGCGGCTCGCCGTCCGGCTCAACGTCAGCAAGCTCGTCGCGGTCGGTGGCAGGGAAGCCGCCTGGCTGCAACTGGGCGCATATAACGAGGGTTCGTGGGGTGAGGAGTCGGTGCACGTGTCCGACGCACAGGCGGCGGTCGACCTGTTGCGCAGCGAGTTGCGCCCGGGGGATGTCGTGCTCGTGAAGGCGTCCCGTTCGGTCGGCCTCGAGAGCGTGGCGCAGGCGCTCCTCGAGTCCGGTGCCGAGGGTGAGGTTTCCGCCCGATGA
- a CDS encoding UDP-N-acetylmuramoyl-L-alanyl-D-glutamate--2,6-diaminopimelate ligase, whose translation MTYPGPPRPVQVSATPLAELSDQLGVPTPESAAEVTGITHDSRAVRPGDLYAALPGARLHGADFVTQAAGLGAAAVLTDPTGAERAAESGLPVLVVDDPRAQMGELAATIYGHPGRDLLQIGITGTSGKTTTAYLVEGGLKTVRSTGLIGTVEMRIGDERIKSERTTPEATDLQALFAVMLERGVDAVAMEVSSHALVLGRVDACVFDIGVFTNLSPEHMEFHSGMEDYFQAKAQLFTPGRGKLGVVNIDDEYGRRLANEATVPVVTYSAEGHPDADWRAEDVEVGQLDSTFTVIGPKGERISAKSPLPGPFNVANTLAAIVALAVAGLDPQAAADGVAAVPGVPGRLERVDAGQPYLAVVDYAHKTDAVESVLKALRKVTEGKLHIVLGCGGDRDKSKREPMGAAAARLADTAVLTSDNPRSEDPLAILATMLQGAASVPAFERGEVQVFEDRAAAIAAAVARAEPGDTVLVAGKGHEQGQDIAGVVRPFDDRQVLREAVQKTQG comes from the coding sequence GTGACATACCCCGGGCCGCCCAGGCCGGTGCAGGTCTCCGCCACACCCCTCGCGGAACTCTCCGATCAGCTGGGTGTTCCCACGCCGGAGAGCGCCGCCGAGGTCACGGGCATCACCCACGACTCGCGCGCCGTACGCCCCGGCGATCTGTACGCCGCCCTCCCGGGCGCTCGCCTGCACGGCGCCGACTTCGTCACGCAGGCCGCCGGCCTCGGCGCGGCAGCCGTGCTCACCGACCCCACCGGCGCCGAGCGCGCCGCGGAGTCCGGGCTGCCGGTCCTCGTCGTCGACGACCCGCGCGCGCAGATGGGCGAGCTGGCCGCCACGATCTACGGCCACCCCGGCCGGGACCTGCTCCAGATCGGCATCACCGGCACCTCCGGCAAGACCACCACGGCCTACCTCGTCGAGGGCGGCCTGAAGACCGTCAGGTCCACCGGCCTGATCGGCACGGTCGAGATGCGCATCGGCGACGAGCGCATCAAGTCCGAGCGCACCACCCCCGAGGCCACCGACCTCCAGGCCCTGTTCGCCGTCATGCTCGAACGCGGCGTCGACGCCGTCGCCATGGAGGTCTCCAGCCACGCCCTGGTCCTCGGCCGGGTCGACGCCTGTGTCTTCGACATCGGCGTCTTCACCAACCTCAGCCCGGAGCACATGGAGTTCCACTCCGGCATGGAGGACTACTTCCAGGCCAAGGCGCAGCTCTTCACGCCGGGACGCGGCAAACTCGGCGTGGTCAACATCGACGACGAGTACGGCCGCAGGCTCGCGAACGAGGCCACCGTCCCGGTCGTCACCTACTCCGCCGAGGGCCACCCCGACGCCGACTGGCGCGCCGAGGACGTCGAGGTCGGCCAACTCGACTCGACGTTCACCGTCATCGGCCCCAAGGGTGAGCGGATCAGCGCCAAGTCACCGCTGCCGGGCCCCTTCAACGTGGCCAACACCCTCGCCGCGATCGTCGCCCTGGCCGTCGCCGGCCTCGACCCGCAGGCCGCCGCCGACGGTGTCGCCGCCGTACCCGGCGTGCCGGGCCGTCTGGAGCGCGTGGACGCCGGTCAGCCCTACCTCGCGGTCGTCGACTACGCCCACAAGACCGACGCGGTCGAATCGGTCCTCAAGGCCCTCCGCAAGGTCACCGAGGGCAAGCTGCACATCGTCCTCGGCTGCGGCGGCGACCGGGACAAGTCCAAGCGCGAGCCCATGGGCGCCGCCGCGGCCCGGCTCGCCGACACCGCCGTACTGACCTCCGACAACCCCCGCTCCGAGGACCCCCTCGCGATCCTCGCCACGATGCTCCAGGGCGCGGCCTCCGTGCCCGCGTTCGAGCGTGGCGAGGTGCAGGTCTTCGAGGACCGGGCCGCCGCGATCGCCGCCGCCGTCGCCCGTGCCGAGCCCGGCGACACCGTGCTGGTCGCGGGCAAGGGCCATGAGCAGGGCCAGGACATCGCCGGGGTGGTCCGTCCCTTCGACGACCGCCAGGTACTTCGCGAAGCCGTCCAGAAGACCCAGGGATGA
- a CDS encoding peptidoglycan D,D-transpeptidase FtsI family protein has product MSDREPPRRRVPGPARPARSDARRRPGPGARPVRRPGQGRPGASRPLRLGSPRPRLRLVGLALTLVMIAFVVRLFQVQAVDASTYAAKAEQNRYVGQVLAADRGEITDRSGVALATSEDAYDITADPTMFAPDHLKIGDGPEQAAALLAPILGQDQEALVEKLRPKNKNLRYAKLASRQTPQVWKQIKDLKSALAKKEETDKSAHNVLAGVFSVATSKRVYPNGDLAAGILGWVNGEGKPGGGIELQLDKELAGKDGKIRYAQSGGRLVPTVGSTETPAVPGSDVELTIDRDIQWAAQKAISDQVKESAADRGYVIVQDTRTGQILAMANSPGFDPNDLSDADSAALGNAAVQDAFEPGSTAKVMSMAAVLQENTATPMTHVVVPNRLHRGDRLFKDDIDHPTWYLTLNGVLAKSSNIGTILATGQLRKTQAQSNKVLYDYLRKFGLGDYTGLGFPGETKGILAPPDKWSTSQQYTIPFGQGVSINAMQAASVYSTIANGGVRVEPSLVRGTKGPEGRFAPAPEPKKTRVVSTKTAKTLAQMLESVVDDEEGTGTKARIPGYRVAGKTGTANRVDPATGKYHGYTSSFAGFAPADKPRVTVYCAIQNATQGSYFGGQICGPVYKRVMEFALKSLQVPPTGAKAAKLPVSFQN; this is encoded by the coding sequence GTGTCCGACAGGGAACCCCCGCGCCGGCGTGTGCCCGGTCCTGCCAGGCCCGCTCGGTCTGATGCCCGGCGGCGGCCGGGGCCCGGTGCGCGGCCGGTGCGGCGGCCGGGTCAGGGACGGCCGGGGGCGTCCCGGCCGCTGCGGCTGGGCAGTCCCCGGCCCCGGCTGCGGCTGGTCGGGCTCGCGCTGACGCTGGTGATGATCGCCTTCGTCGTGCGGCTGTTCCAGGTGCAGGCCGTCGACGCGAGCACGTACGCGGCCAAGGCCGAGCAGAACCGCTATGTCGGGCAGGTGCTGGCAGCCGACCGGGGCGAGATCACCGACCGGTCCGGTGTGGCCCTGGCGACCAGTGAGGACGCCTACGACATCACGGCCGACCCCACCATGTTCGCCCCGGACCACCTGAAGATCGGTGACGGGCCCGAGCAGGCCGCCGCGCTCCTCGCGCCGATCCTCGGCCAGGACCAGGAAGCCCTGGTCGAGAAGCTGCGGCCGAAGAACAAGAACCTGCGCTACGCGAAGCTGGCCTCCCGGCAGACCCCGCAGGTCTGGAAGCAGATCAAGGACCTGAAGTCCGCGCTGGCCAAGAAGGAGGAGACGGACAAGTCAGCGCACAACGTCCTCGCGGGTGTCTTCTCCGTCGCCACCAGCAAGCGCGTGTACCCCAACGGCGACCTCGCCGCCGGGATACTGGGCTGGGTCAACGGCGAGGGCAAGCCCGGCGGCGGCATCGAACTGCAGCTGGACAAGGAACTGGCCGGCAAGGACGGCAAGATCCGCTACGCCCAGTCCGGCGGCCGTCTCGTCCCCACCGTGGGTTCCACCGAGACCCCCGCCGTGCCCGGCAGCGACGTCGAGCTCACCATCGACCGCGACATCCAGTGGGCCGCCCAGAAGGCCATCAGCGACCAGGTGAAGGAGTCCGCGGCCGACCGCGGCTACGTCATCGTCCAGGACACCCGCACCGGACAGATCCTGGCCATGGCCAACTCACCCGGCTTCGACCCCAACGACCTGTCGGACGCCGACTCGGCGGCGCTCGGCAACGCGGCCGTCCAGGACGCCTTCGAGCCCGGCTCCACCGCCAAGGTCATGTCGATGGCCGCCGTCCTCCAGGAGAACACCGCCACCCCGATGACCCACGTCGTCGTGCCCAACCGGCTGCACCGCGGCGACCGGCTCTTCAAGGACGACATCGACCACCCGACCTGGTACCTGACGCTCAACGGCGTCCTCGCCAAGTCGAGCAACATCGGCACCATCCTCGCCACCGGCCAGCTCCGCAAGACCCAGGCCCAGTCCAACAAGGTCCTCTACGACTACCTGCGCAAGTTCGGCCTCGGCGACTACACCGGCCTCGGCTTCCCCGGCGAGACCAAGGGCATCCTCGCCCCGCCCGACAAGTGGTCGACCTCGCAGCAGTACACGATTCCTTTCGGCCAAGGCGTCTCCATCAACGCCATGCAGGCGGCGTCCGTGTACTCGACCATCGCCAACGGCGGCGTCCGCGTCGAACCCTCGCTCGTCCGCGGCACCAAGGGCCCCGAAGGCCGCTTCGCCCCGGCCCCCGAGCCCAAGAAGACGCGGGTCGTCAGCACCAAGACGGCGAAGACCCTCGCCCAGATGCTGGAGTCCGTCGTGGACGACGAGGAGGGCACCGGCACCAAGGCGCGCATCCCCGGCTACCGCGTCGCGGGCAAGACGGGCACGGCCAACCGCGTGGATCCGGCCACCGGCAAGTACCACGGCTATACCTCGTCCTTCGCCGGCTTCGCGCCCGCCGACAAGCCCCGCGTGACCGTCTACTGCGCCATCCAGAACGCCACCCAGGGCAGCTACTTCGGCGGCCAGATCTGCGGCCCCGTCTACAAGCGGGTCATGGAGTTCGCACTGAAGTCCCTCCAGGTCCCGCCGACCGGCGCCAAGGCCGCGAAGCTGCCCGTCTCCTTCCAGAACTGA
- the mraY gene encoding phospho-N-acetylmuramoyl-pentapeptide-transferase yields MKQILFAGVIGLFLTLVGTPLLIKLLARKGYGQYIRDDGPREHASKRGTPTMGGIAFILATVAAYFLAKVITGYLDPEADAAPTFSGLLVLGLMVGMGLVGFLDDYIKIVKRRSLGLRAKAKMAGQLIVGIGFAVLSLQFADNRGNTPASTKLSFITDFGWTIGPVLFVVWALFMILAMSNGVNLTDGLDGLATGASVLVFGAYTFIGVWQFQESCANAQTLTNPGACYEVRDPLDLAVVASALMGACLGFLWWNTSPAKIFMGDTGSLALGGVLAGLAICSRTELLIAILGGLFVLITMSVVIQVGSFRLTGKRVFRMAPLQHHFELKGWSEVLVVVRFWIIQGICVIVGLGLFYAGWAADK; encoded by the coding sequence ATGAAGCAGATCCTGTTCGCAGGAGTCATTGGCCTCTTCCTGACCCTGGTCGGCACCCCGCTGCTGATCAAGCTGCTCGCCCGCAAGGGCTACGGCCAGTACATCCGCGACGACGGCCCGCGCGAGCACGCCAGCAAGCGCGGTACGCCGACCATGGGCGGTATCGCCTTCATCCTGGCGACGGTCGCCGCGTACTTCCTGGCGAAGGTGATCACGGGCTATCTGGACCCGGAGGCCGACGCGGCGCCGACCTTCTCGGGTCTGCTGGTGCTCGGCCTGATGGTCGGCATGGGCCTGGTCGGCTTCCTCGACGACTACATCAAGATCGTCAAGCGGCGTTCGCTGGGTCTGCGGGCCAAGGCGAAGATGGCCGGCCAGCTGATCGTCGGCATCGGGTTCGCCGTGCTGTCGCTGCAGTTCGCGGACAACCGCGGCAACACCCCCGCCTCCACGAAGCTGTCGTTCATCACGGACTTCGGCTGGACGATCGGACCCGTGCTGTTCGTCGTCTGGGCGCTGTTCATGATTCTCGCGATGTCGAACGGCGTGAACCTGACCGACGGTCTGGACGGTCTGGCCACCGGCGCCTCGGTGCTGGTCTTCGGCGCCTACACCTTCATCGGCGTCTGGCAGTTCCAGGAGTCCTGCGCCAACGCGCAGACCCTGACCAACCCGGGCGCGTGCTACGAGGTGCGAGATCCCCTCGACCTGGCGGTGGTCGCCTCGGCGCTGATGGGCGCCTGCCTCGGCTTCCTGTGGTGGAACACCTCGCCGGCCAAGATCTTCATGGGTGACACCGGTTCGCTCGCGCTCGGCGGTGTGCTCGCCGGCCTCGCGATCTGCTCCCGCACCGAGCTGCTGATCGCCATCCTCGGCGGCCTCTTCGTCCTGATCACCATGTCCGTGGTGATCCAGGTCGGTTCCTTCCGCCTGACCGGGAAGCGCGTCTTCCGGATGGCGCCACTCCAGCACCACTTCGAACTCAAGGGCTGGTCCGAAGTGCTTGTCGTGGTCCGCTTCTGGATCATTCAGGGCATTTGTGTGATCGTCGGACTAGGCCTCTTCTACGCAGGATGGGCAGCGGACAAGTGA
- a CDS encoding septum formation initiator family protein, whose amino-acid sequence MSSKPELKGRAAGLARLFPTGKAQAARMPFVLLVVLLLGGGLISLLVLNSALSEGAFKLDDLQRETKSLTDEEQALQRDIDAYSAPEALQRRARELGMVPGGDPAFLERDGTVKGVPSAAPGAWQTAAHIPLVLAPEAMPNGPAPTPGR is encoded by the coding sequence GTGAGCAGTAAACCCGAACTCAAGGGGAGGGCGGCCGGTCTCGCGCGGCTCTTCCCGACCGGTAAGGCACAGGCGGCCCGCATGCCGTTCGTGCTCCTCGTGGTCCTCCTGCTCGGCGGCGGCCTCATCAGTCTCCTGGTGCTGAACTCGGCGCTCAGCGAAGGCGCGTTCAAGCTCGACGATCTCCAGCGCGAGACCAAGAGCCTCACCGACGAGGAACAGGCCCTCCAGCGGGACATCGACGCCTACTCCGCCCCCGAGGCCCTTCAGCGCCGCGCCCGCGAGCTCGGCATGGTCCCCGGCGGCGACCCGGCCTTCCTCGAGCGCGACGGCACCGTCAAGGGCGTCCCCAGTGCCGCCCCCGGCGCCTGGCAGACCGCCGCCCACATCCCCCTCGTCCTCGCCCCCGAGGCCATGCCCAACGGCCCCGCCCCGACCCCCGGCAGGTGA
- the rsmH gene encoding 16S rRNA (cytosine(1402)-N(4))-methyltransferase RsmH — translation MSQSRHVPVMLQRCLDLLAPALEGPEAVVVDCTLGLGGHSEALLERFPGARLVALDRDKEALRLSGERLASYGGRATLVHAVYDELPEVLDKLGIARVQGVLFDLGVSSMQLDEADRGFAYAQDAPLDMRMDQTTGASAAEVLNTYPPGELVRILRAYGEEKQAKRIVAAVVREREKEPFSNSARLVELIRDALPQAAKRTGGNPAKRTFQALRIEVNGELSVLERAIPAAVKALDVGGRIAVLSYHSLEDRLVKQVFAAGAATTAPPGLPVVPERYQPRLKLLTRGAELPTEEEIAENRRAAPARLRGAQRIREDVE, via the coding sequence TTGAGCCAGAGTCGACACGTCCCGGTGATGCTCCAGCGGTGCCTGGACCTGCTGGCACCCGCCCTGGAGGGCCCGGAGGCGGTGGTCGTCGACTGCACCCTCGGCCTCGGCGGCCACAGCGAGGCGCTGCTCGAGCGGTTCCCCGGGGCGCGGCTCGTCGCCCTCGACCGCGACAAGGAGGCCCTGCGCCTGTCCGGTGAGCGCCTCGCGTCCTACGGGGGGCGCGCCACCCTCGTCCACGCGGTGTACGACGAACTGCCCGAGGTGCTGGACAAGCTCGGCATCGCGCGCGTGCAGGGCGTTCTCTTCGACCTCGGCGTCTCCTCCATGCAGCTCGACGAGGCCGACCGCGGCTTCGCCTACGCCCAGGACGCCCCGCTCGACATGCGGATGGACCAGACGACGGGAGCCAGCGCCGCCGAGGTCCTCAACACGTACCCGCCGGGCGAACTCGTCCGCATCCTGCGGGCGTACGGCGAGGAGAAGCAGGCCAAGCGGATCGTGGCCGCGGTCGTGCGCGAGCGCGAGAAGGAGCCGTTCAGCAACAGCGCGCGGCTCGTCGAGCTGATCCGGGACGCCCTGCCGCAGGCCGCCAAGCGCACCGGCGGCAACCCGGCCAAGCGCACCTTCCAGGCGCTGCGCATCGAGGTCAACGGCGAGCTGTCCGTCCTGGAGCGGGCGATCCCGGCCGCGGTGAAGGCGCTCGACGTGGGCGGGCGGATCGCGGTGCTGTCGTACCACTCGCTGGAGGACCGTCTGGTCAAGCAGGTCTTCGCGGCGGGCGCCGCCACCACCGCGCCGCCCGGACTGCCCGTCGTGCCCGAGCGTTACCAGCCGCGGCTCAAGCTGCTCACCCGTGGTGCCGAACTCCCCACGGAAGAGGAGATCGCCGAGAACCGGCGGGCGGCACCGGCGCGGTTGCGCGGGGCGCAGCGCATCAGGGAGGACGTCGAGTGA
- a CDS encoding DUF58 domain-containing protein: MTTAGTGHAEADQDEKGGIRTALAGLTTRGRSFLAAGVAAAVCAYVLGQSDLLRVGLLLAVLPLVCATVLYRTRYRVAGSRRLSPARVPAGSEARVHLRMDNVSRLPTGLLMLQDRVPYVLGPRPRFVLDRVEAGGRREVSYRVRSDLRGRYPLGPLQLRLTDPFGMCELTRSFSTYDNLTVIPRVEPLAPVRLSGEAKGYGDGRQRSLALAGEDDVIPRGYRYGDDLRRVHWRSTARYGELMVRREEQPQRARCTVLLDTRGIAFQGAGPDAAFEWAVAGAASVLVHMLEQGFSVRLLTDTGSAVPGEGGDGFAGASQGSADAAGLMMDTLAVIDHSDGAGLSRAYDVLRGGNEGLLVAFLGDLDEEQAAVVARMRQRGGGGVAFVLDSETWVREPSDVTGPSDGSEERLRMLREAGWTTVGVPRGASLDELWRQADRERRGVAAAGGEGP; the protein is encoded by the coding sequence ATGACCACCGCGGGGACGGGGCACGCGGAGGCCGACCAGGACGAGAAGGGCGGCATCCGCACCGCCCTGGCCGGTCTGACCACCCGCGGACGCTCCTTCCTGGCCGCCGGCGTCGCGGCCGCCGTCTGCGCCTATGTGCTCGGGCAGAGCGACCTGCTGCGCGTGGGGCTGCTGCTGGCGGTGCTGCCACTCGTGTGCGCGACGGTCCTGTACCGCACGCGCTACCGGGTCGCGGGCAGCCGCCGCCTCTCCCCCGCGCGCGTGCCCGCCGGCAGCGAGGCCCGGGTCCACCTGCGGATGGACAACGTCTCGCGGCTGCCCACGGGCCTGCTGATGCTCCAGGACCGGGTGCCGTACGTGCTCGGCCCCCGGCCGCGCTTCGTGCTGGACCGAGTGGAGGCGGGGGGCCGCCGCGAGGTGTCCTACCGGGTGCGCTCGGACCTGCGCGGCCGCTACCCGCTGGGCCCGCTCCAGCTGCGCCTGACCGACCCGTTCGGCATGTGCGAGCTGACCCGGTCCTTCTCGACGTACGACAACCTCACGGTGATCCCGCGCGTGGAGCCGCTGGCGCCGGTGCGCCTCAGCGGTGAGGCGAAGGGGTACGGCGACGGACGGCAGCGTTCGCTCGCGCTGGCCGGCGAGGACGACGTGATCCCGCGCGGGTACCGCTACGGCGACGATCTGCGCCGCGTGCACTGGCGCTCCACGGCCCGCTACGGCGAGTTGATGGTGCGCCGCGAGGAACAGCCGCAGCGCGCCCGCTGCACGGTGCTGCTCGACACCCGGGGCATCGCCTTCCAGGGCGCGGGCCCGGACGCGGCCTTCGAGTGGGCCGTGGCGGGCGCCGCGTCCGTGCTGGTGCACATGCTCGAACAGGGCTTCTCGGTACGGCTGTTGACCGACACCGGCAGCGCCGTGCCCGGCGAGGGCGGCGACGGCTTCGCGGGCGCGAGCCAGGGGTCGGCGGACGCGGCCGGGCTGATGATGGACACCCTCGCGGTGATCGACCACTCCGACGGCGCGGGCCTGTCCCGGGCCTACGACGTCCTGCGCGGGGGGAACGAGGGGCTGCTGGTGGCCTTCCTCGGCGACCTGGACGAGGAGCAGGCGGCCGTGGTGGCCAGGATGCGCCAGCGCGGCGGAGGCGGCGTCGCCTTCGTGCTGGACAGCGAGACCTGGGTGCGGGAACCGAGTGACGTGACCGGTCCGTCGGACGGGAGCGAGGAGCGGCTGCGCATGCTGCGCGAGGCGGGCTGGACGACCGTGGGCGTGCCCCGGGGGGCTTCCCTGGACGAGTTGTGGCGACAGGCGGACCGGGAGCGCAGGGGCGTGGCCGCGGCGGGCGGGGAGGGACCGTGA
- a CDS encoding beta-class carbonic anhydrase — translation MTTSASFPTGSESAGTGSGTVTDRIVDANTRYAADFGHAGMAAAPALHVAVVACMDARLDPLATLGLELGDCHTIRNAGGVVTDDVIRSLTISQRKLGTRSVVLVHHTGCGMETLTEDFRGELEAEVGQRPVWAVESFQDADQDVRQSMRRLRTSPFLPHTDDIRGFVYDVRTGLLREIDPAS, via the coding sequence ATGACGACTTCTGCATCATTTCCCACGGGTTCGGAGAGCGCCGGCACCGGAAGCGGCACGGTCACCGACCGCATCGTCGACGCCAACACCCGCTACGCCGCCGACTTCGGCCACGCCGGGATGGCCGCCGCACCCGCCCTGCACGTGGCGGTCGTGGCCTGCATGGACGCCCGCCTCGACCCGCTCGCCACGCTCGGCCTCGAACTCGGCGACTGCCACACCATCCGCAACGCCGGCGGCGTGGTCACCGACGACGTGATCCGCTCGCTCACCATCAGCCAGCGCAAGCTGGGGACGCGCAGCGTCGTCCTCGTCCACCACACCGGCTGCGGCATGGAGACCCTCACCGAGGACTTCCGGGGGGAGCTGGAGGCCGAGGTCGGCCAGCGCCCGGTCTGGGCCGTGGAGTCCTTCCAGGACGCCGACCAGGACGTACGGCAGTCGATGCGGCGCCTGCGCACCTCGCCGTTCCTGCCGCACACCGACGACATCCGCGGATTCGTCTACGACGTCAGGACGGGCCTGCTGCGGGAGATCGACCCCGCCTCCTGA
- a CDS encoding AAA family ATPase: MTTYDDRASLTDLTAVVERVRESVEGVIEGKPEVVRLSLTVLLAEGHLLIEDVPGVGKTMLAKALARSIDCSVQRIQFTPDLLPSDITGVSIWDQQRRDFEFKPGAIFAQVVIGDEINRASPKTQSALLESMEERQVTIDGDTYELPSPFMVVATQNPVEMEGTYPLPEAQRDRFMARVSVGYPSAEAELQMLDVHGGVSPLEDLQPVAHAHEILKLIEAVRGVHVAEPVRRYVVDLVGATRTHPDLRLGASPRATLHLLRAAKASAALSGREYALPDDVQALAVAVLAHRLLPTAQAQLGRRTSEQVVEEILQRTPVPAAPQPQSGFGGLGRGVPAYPQQPPRRL; this comes from the coding sequence GTGACGACCTATGACGATCGAGCGAGCCTCACTGATCTGACCGCCGTGGTGGAGCGGGTGCGGGAGTCGGTGGAAGGCGTGATCGAGGGCAAGCCCGAGGTCGTACGGCTCTCGCTGACCGTGCTGCTCGCCGAGGGACATCTGCTGATCGAGGACGTCCCGGGAGTCGGCAAGACGATGCTGGCCAAGGCGCTGGCGCGGTCCATCGACTGCTCGGTGCAGCGCATCCAGTTCACGCCCGACCTGCTGCCCTCGGACATCACCGGTGTGTCCATCTGGGACCAGCAGCGCCGTGACTTCGAGTTCAAGCCGGGCGCGATCTTCGCGCAGGTCGTGATCGGCGACGAGATCAACCGCGCCTCGCCCAAGACGCAGTCCGCGCTCCTGGAGTCGATGGAGGAGCGGCAGGTCACCATCGACGGCGACACCTACGAACTGCCCAGCCCCTTCATGGTGGTGGCGACGCAGAACCCGGTCGAGATGGAGGGCACCTACCCGCTGCCGGAGGCCCAGCGCGACCGTTTCATGGCCCGGGTCTCGGTCGGCTACCCCAGCGCGGAGGCCGAGTTGCAGATGCTGGACGTGCACGGCGGCGTCTCGCCGCTGGAGGACCTCCAGCCCGTGGCCCACGCGCACGAGATCCTCAAGCTGATCGAGGCGGTGCGCGGCGTGCACGTCGCCGAGCCGGTCCGGCGCTACGTGGTGGACCTGGTCGGCGCCACGCGCACGCACCCCGACCTCAGACTGGGCGCCTCCCCGCGCGCGACGCTGCACCTGCTGCGCGCGGCGAAGGCGTCCGCGGCCCTCAGCGGCCGGGAGTACGCGCTGCCGGACGACGTGCAGGCGCTGGCCGTCGCCGTCCTGGCCCACCGCCTGCTGCCCACCGCCCAGGCCCAGCTGGGCCGCCGCACCTCCGAGCAGGTCGTCGAGGAGATCCTGCAGCGCACCCCGGTGCCGGCGGCGCCGCAGCCGCAGAGCGGCTTCGGCGGCCTGGGCCGCGGGGTTCCGGCGTATCCCCAGCAGCCGCCGCGGAGGCTGTGA